A window of the Lolium perenne isolate Kyuss_39 chromosome 7, Kyuss_2.0, whole genome shotgun sequence genome harbors these coding sequences:
- the LOC127301638 gene encoding uncharacterized protein, with the protein MLPDCLLHLSPSQSKSRQRSWWRRPLEIALWPHNAHVEPTGSHLWSHSQAQNKFGDLAVEVGRFGASDGSGIVSKTHGAACGVESFTCTDLDEPGGIVCYPMKLIQAEVLRFATFRINMVHLKQHHIWITACSVAMRKKWKTKMKRQL; encoded by the exons ATGCTCCCAGATTGCCTGCTACACCTCTCCCCCTCCCAGTCAAAATCACGCCAAAG GTCTTGGTGGCGCCGACCACTTGAAATTGCCTTGTGGCCACACAACGCCCATGTAG AGCCAACTGGCTCACACCTATGGAGCCACAGCCAGGCACAGAACAAATTTGGTGATCTAGCGGTGGAAGTGGGTCGATTTGGAGCTTCAG ACGGAAGTGGCATCGTGTCAAAGACCCATGGTGCAGCCTGCGGAGTCGAAAG TTTTACTTGTACAGATCTTGATGAGCCGGGTGGCATAGTATGTTATCCAATGAAGCTGATTCAGGCCGAAGTACTCAG GTTTGCCACTTTTAGAATAAATATGGTGCATTTGAAGCAGCATCATATATGGATCACTGCATGTTCAGTTGCCATGAG GAAAAAATGGAAGACAAAAATGAAAAGGCAATTATGA